A single genomic interval of Haloterrigena salifodinae harbors:
- the gcvPB gene encoding aminomethyl-transferring glycine dehydrogenase subunit GcvPB encodes MSDRDENDADPRAAQVRYDQARYVENGEYEPLLSEKDQTRVEIGGGDGDDGDGSGDDDSPLPDDLTRDSLELPELSEPELARHYTRLSQMIYGIDSGPYPLGSCTMKYNPKFTEDVAALPKAAVHPDRSERSTQGSLELMYRLQDYLGRIGGMDAVTLQPPAGAAGEFVGIRVAAAYHEHNGEGHRDEVIIPESAHGTNFASAALGGYDVVSLPSDDGGRVDLEALEAALSENTAALMLTNPNTLGLFERDIEEIAEMVHDVGGLLYYDGANLNALLGRARPGDMGFDVMHYNVHKTFATPHGGGGPGAGPVGVVDELAPFLPAPGVRENGESESEPGYELFDPEHTIGKVHGYQGNWLVLVKAFAYIARLGDEGLTDASATAVLNANYLASRIEYEVPYEPFHHEFVASAGEQDAADVAKRMLDYGVHPPTTKWPEIVPEALMTEPTEVEGKGTLDRLAAAFNAVAGEDDETLADAPERTTARRIDQTNAARSPRLSWQALGSDEE; translated from the coding sequence ATGAGCGACCGAGACGAGAACGACGCCGACCCTCGAGCCGCACAGGTCCGCTACGATCAGGCCCGCTACGTCGAGAACGGCGAGTACGAACCCCTGCTCTCGGAGAAGGATCAGACTCGCGTCGAGATCGGCGGAGGCGACGGGGACGACGGTGACGGTTCCGGGGACGACGACTCTCCCCTGCCTGACGACCTGACCCGGGACTCTCTCGAGTTGCCCGAGCTCTCTGAGCCCGAACTAGCCCGCCACTACACGCGGCTCTCCCAGATGATCTACGGGATCGACAGCGGTCCCTACCCATTGGGCTCGTGTACGATGAAGTACAACCCCAAGTTCACCGAGGACGTGGCCGCGCTCCCGAAGGCGGCCGTCCACCCCGACCGGTCTGAGCGATCGACACAGGGATCCCTCGAGCTCATGTACCGACTGCAGGACTACCTGGGCCGGATCGGCGGGATGGACGCGGTGACGCTCCAGCCCCCCGCGGGCGCGGCCGGCGAGTTCGTCGGTATCCGCGTCGCCGCGGCCTACCACGAGCACAACGGCGAGGGCCACCGCGACGAGGTCATTATTCCGGAGAGCGCCCACGGAACCAACTTCGCGAGCGCGGCGCTTGGCGGTTACGACGTCGTCTCGCTGCCCAGCGACGACGGCGGCCGGGTCGACCTCGAGGCGCTCGAGGCGGCCCTCAGCGAGAACACCGCGGCCCTGATGCTGACCAACCCGAACACGCTCGGCCTCTTCGAACGCGATATCGAGGAGATCGCCGAGATGGTCCACGACGTGGGCGGCCTGCTCTACTACGATGGGGCGAATCTCAACGCCCTGCTCGGTCGAGCCCGGCCGGGCGACATGGGATTCGACGTGATGCACTACAACGTCCACAAGACGTTCGCGACGCCCCACGGCGGCGGCGGCCCGGGCGCGGGCCCGGTCGGCGTCGTCGACGAACTGGCGCCGTTCCTGCCGGCGCCTGGCGTGCGAGAGAACGGCGAGAGTGAGAGCGAACCGGGCTACGAGCTGTTCGACCCCGAACACACCATCGGCAAGGTCCACGGCTATCAGGGCAACTGGCTCGTCCTCGTCAAGGCCTTCGCCTACATCGCGCGACTAGGCGACGAGGGGCTCACCGACGCCAGCGCGACGGCAGTCCTGAACGCGAACTACCTCGCGAGCCGGATCGAGTACGAGGTTCCGTACGAGCCGTTCCACCACGAGTTCGTCGCCAGCGCGGGCGAGCAGGACGCCGCCGACGTCGCGAAGCGGATGCTCGACTACGGCGTCCACCCGCCGACGACTAAGTGGCCCGAGATCGTCCCCGAGGCGCTGATGACCGAACCGACGGAAGTCGAGGGCAAAGGAACACTCGACCGGCTCGCCGCGGCCTTCAACGCGGTTGCGGGAGAGGACGACGAGACGCTCGCGGACGCGCCGGAACGGACCACCGCGCGCCGGATCGACCAGACTAACGCGGCGCGGTCGCCGCGGCTCTCGTGGCAGGCCCTCGGGTCCGACGAGGAGTGA
- a CDS encoding DUF7838 family putative zinc beta-ribbon protein, producing MAMELDHECPNCGTERTFYRAASTTLHLGEKVKWHCPECDYGFVKIGDNGTAVDSSA from the coding sequence ATGGCCATGGAACTCGATCACGAGTGCCCGAACTGCGGCACCGAACGGACCTTCTACCGCGCGGCGAGCACGACGCTGCACCTCGGCGAAAAGGTCAAGTGGCACTGCCCGGAGTGTGACTACGGCTTCGTGAAGATCGGCGACAACGGCACCGCCGTCGACTCGAGCGCGTAA
- a CDS encoding cob(I)yrinic acid a,c-diamide adenosyltransferase, which translates to MSIYTGRGDDGQTDLRDMSRVSKASPRIEAYGTVDELNALVGTIRPTGHDDVDERLREIQNHLHVVQADFANPDPDEDDPAIRADHIETVEDWIDEYDEELEPLRSFILPTGSERGAQLHHARTVCRRAERRAVALAAEEEINEQAVQYLNRLSDGLFTFGRVVNARDGEPEESPQY; encoded by the coding sequence ATGTCGATCTACACAGGTCGCGGCGATGACGGGCAGACGGATCTCCGGGACATGAGCCGCGTCTCGAAGGCCAGTCCGCGCATCGAAGCCTACGGCACCGTCGACGAGCTCAACGCCCTCGTCGGGACGATCCGACCGACCGGCCACGATGACGTCGACGAACGACTCCGGGAGATCCAGAACCACCTCCACGTCGTCCAGGCCGACTTCGCGAACCCCGATCCCGACGAGGACGACCCCGCGATCCGCGCCGACCACATCGAGACCGTCGAGGACTGGATCGACGAGTACGACGAGGAACTCGAGCCCCTGCGGTCGTTCATCCTGCCGACCGGCAGCGAGCGCGGCGCGCAACTCCACCACGCCAGAACCGTCTGCCGGCGCGCCGAGCGCCGGGCGGTCGCGCTGGCCGCGGAGGAGGAGATTAACGAACAGGCCGTCCAGTACCTGAACCGGCTCTCGGACGGCCTGTTCACCTTCGGCCGCGTCGTCAACGCCCGCGACGGCGAACCGGAAGAGTCACCTCAGTACTGA
- a CDS encoding DUF7553 family protein gives MEENHMNKHFHDSRYYLARSAEHAKLGLGETLTPYATRLRAAVGRDEEPEAEPTRLEAVREELLDLERKAEAQAREATGSARGALSRSGADESADGR, from the coding sequence ATGGAAGAGAATCACATGAACAAACACTTCCACGACAGCCGGTACTATCTTGCTCGCTCAGCCGAACACGCGAAACTCGGACTCGGCGAGACGCTCACGCCCTACGCGACGCGGCTCCGCGCGGCCGTCGGCCGGGACGAAGAGCCGGAGGCGGAACCGACCCGCCTCGAGGCGGTCCGCGAGGAATTACTGGACCTCGAGCGGAAAGCCGAGGCACAGGCCCGTGAAGCGACTGGGAGCGCTCGAGGGGCGCTCTCGAGGTCCGGAGCGGACGAGTCCGCCGACGGACGGTGA
- a CDS encoding DsrE/DsrF/DrsH-like family protein translates to MSTDNQTTPVDEPGAEPEFDAAELQALRERVEELEESVAEANAGGDQKKMTIVATQGSFDMAYPPLILASTAAAFGWEVVVFHTFWGLDILHEEKSKTLKLSAVGNPNMPVPNAVAALPGMDTMATKMMQKKIDENGTATIEELIDLSLESGVDLQACQMTIELMDYDEDDFYDGVTTGVGAATALQHMAESDIQLLV, encoded by the coding sequence ATGAGCACGGACAACCAAACGACGCCAGTCGACGAACCGGGTGCTGAACCCGAGTTCGACGCCGCCGAACTGCAGGCGTTGCGCGAGCGCGTCGAGGAATTAGAGGAATCGGTCGCGGAGGCGAACGCGGGCGGCGATCAGAAGAAGATGACCATCGTCGCGACGCAGGGAAGCTTCGACATGGCGTATCCGCCGCTGATCCTCGCGAGTACTGCGGCCGCGTTCGGCTGGGAGGTCGTCGTCTTCCACACGTTCTGGGGACTCGATATCCTCCACGAGGAGAAATCGAAGACCCTCAAGCTGAGCGCCGTCGGTAATCCCAACATGCCGGTCCCGAACGCCGTCGCCGCGCTCCCCGGCATGGACACGATGGCCACGAAGATGATGCAGAAGAAAATCGACGAAAACGGGACCGCCACCATCGAGGAGTTGATCGATCTCTCGCTCGAGAGCGGCGTCGATCTGCAGGCGTGCCAGATGACGATCGAACTGATGGACTACGACGAGGACGACTTTTACGACGGCGTCACGACCGGCGTCGGCGCGGCTACCGCGCTGCAACATATGGCCGAATCCGACATCCAGCTCTTGGTCTAG
- a CDS encoding DUF6691 family protein has translation MNQNRHPLFMPLILVGGLIFGFGLAYSHMARPEVVLDFLQFSDFGLLFVMFGAAIVSGIAFAVVPRIRDSAPLTGDVYGRRLKPFDRNVLIGGGIFGVGWGLSGICPGAAYASLGIGNVTILWVVVGMFAGAYLQGVWRGKRAAADAAPAGAD, from the coding sequence GTGAATCAAAACCGTCATCCGCTGTTCATGCCGCTGATACTCGTTGGCGGCTTGATCTTCGGATTCGGACTGGCGTACAGCCACATGGCCCGGCCCGAAGTCGTGCTGGACTTCCTCCAGTTCAGCGACTTCGGACTGCTGTTCGTCATGTTCGGCGCAGCGATCGTTTCCGGGATCGCCTTCGCGGTCGTGCCCCGGATACGCGACAGCGCACCGCTGACGGGCGACGTATACGGCCGCCGACTGAAGCCGTTCGATCGGAACGTCCTGATCGGTGGCGGGATCTTCGGCGTCGGCTGGGGTCTCTCGGGGATCTGCCCCGGCGCCGCCTACGCCAGCCTCGGGATCGGCAACGTCACGATCCTGTGGGTGGTCGTCGGTATGTTCGCCGGTGCGTACCTACAGGGCGTCTGGCGCGGCAAGCGCGCCGCGGCCGACGCCGCCCCGGCGGGTGCCGACTAA